The following nucleotide sequence is from Coffea eugenioides isolate CCC68of chromosome 3, Ceug_1.0, whole genome shotgun sequence.
cttttttttttggttattgtTGGTACTGCGAATAGGACCATATTTGCTCAATGATCTTATGGCATCATAAAGTGAGAGCAGATTGAACTTTGCTTTATGAGTTTTTGTAATACAACTATGTTACAGTTAATTATGATCCTTGCTGCATCATTACAGTGAATCAAATCTCCCTAAATTAACCCCATTCCCTGCACTCCAAAAAATTAATTGGGTGATTCTTCTGGCATTCTGTGCATGCATATTTCTAATTAATTGCTCGGTTCAATTACTGCTCTACTACTGATGGTAGGGAAGATAGGGCCATTTGGGTGATTTTGGGGCAATTCCCCAACACATTGTTTTCACAGCACACACTATTTTCAAGTACGtattgttttggatttttggattagTTTTTATTACAAATTTGTTGATGGTTTATATGCTCTAAATTTGATCCTGGAAGAAAATTCTTATGTTAGGTTCTTAATTATTTTCGGTCAAATTTTTATCCACCCTTGGAAGCCGCTTGCTTCATTACTTTGCCTCCCTTATTTGGTTGGTTGGGTTCAAGTATTTTGTGTCCTTACAGccaaatatgttttttttttcttttgttgaatTTCTGCTTTTGAGGCCTTTAGACATGACAATGAGTCCGAGAAGTTCTTCCAGTGCAATCTGGTAAACTTGAAATTTTGTCTCTGTTTtcagcatttcatttgcattctaTACTTTATTTGCTGTTTCTCTTTCTCCCACATTTAGTGCTTCTTATTAGTCGAAATTTAGGATGGAACTTGGCAAACTATCAAAAGAAGCTACATAGTactttgaaattttgtaggtgtATACTATCCTTCTTAACCAACTTTCCTTAAAGGATTGCATCATTCCCCCTCTTCCAAGGGACTGAACCTCTTAGGTAATAGTCATTTGGTATGATTTAGTTCAAGTGAATGGATAAATTTTCTTTATACCATGTTCGTGTTGTTTGATGATACGGAGGGAGCTCTTTGATTTGTATCCACTTACTACATGCTAATTGTTTTAAAAGGCTTGATTGGAAAGCTATTAGTTGGTGGTCTCACCCCCTTTCCCGGGGTCTCTTGTCACCATTGAAGCTCAAAGGAATGTAGTTTCAAGAATGCTTAATACTTTGTGAAGATAATGATCACGATCAATATGATATTATGGAATAAACAATGAAAGTGACTGGTAATACATGTGCTCCACATACGTGATGCATGTTCAAAATGTCATTTATAAATTACTCGAAGTTTGTAATTATAATTCTCTGAAGTGACTTTTTGtgaataaaattttttgaagtgtgttttGCTCCTTTGTCATAAGGTCATGCTTCAATCTATGCTACAAGCCCGTACATTGTGATCAGCATGTATCCGTATTGATTTTACCTATGCACCAGCTGCAATCGTTTTTAGCTTATCATCCTCAAGATCAGTCGGTGTGGCAATACATGAAGTGACAATGGTGCATTTATGCTTCTAATGCACTAAAAGAAATGCTGGAGTTTGAAATCTGACAATTTTATATGTTGATGGCATGAACAAATGATGGAGCCCCCTAAAACTGTAGCACAAAGCAATCCAATGaaatttgaaaggaaaaaaaaaagaagaaagaaaaagaatggtgATCAGCAAACTAACCTAAATTGTACTCAACGTCCTGATAAACTGAAACGGAGTTGCATAAACAATAATTATTGGTTGAAGAAGTTTCAtgggaaagagagagaagatctttgagttcagAATCTTCAGAGTAAAGTCAAATACTCAGCAAAGTAACCAATCCATGCTCTAAGCTGCAAATTCAAATATCTTAAAGATACATTTTCTAGATTTTGAggtcaaaaagaaaaggataatgCTCGGCCTATAAACTGGCtaaagagagagtgaataaaacATGTACATGTACAAGAGGTAGGTGGTTTAGAGAAGACCCTAATGCCATTGGATGATGAGCCTCAGTTAAAAAGACCAACGCCTCAGTTTACCTCTTTGCACTTATTGGTTTCTATGGctacacacacaaacacatacACCTTCACAGTTTCCATAGTTCCCAGCTGAAACCATGCCGTCTGAAGTACTTGAAACTCCTGACACAACAATAACAACATTAAAATTCAACAAACCCTTTAAATCTTCATAAAACCAGGAGTTCAATATAAAACATGCCACCTAATGTACATAAGTATCTCTTGTGAAACTCCTGGTAAGCTCTCAAGGCTTTTGCAGTTTGTCGAAGGAAAGCATGCTATAGTGCATTTGCATAATGGACAAAACAATTAAAGCCGAGCAAATAAAAGGCATGCACTTTAGAGGCTTTTGCCACTGCCAGGGGGGATTTCTTACAATCTCTCTTTTAACCGAGTGCATATATCCAGATGAAGCCATGCCATCTAAAGTACTTAGAAGTCCTTGTAATCTCTCTGACCTTCCATGAATGACTCCTTCAGACACAAGGATTTCAATATCTTTTGGTTTATGAATCAGCTCGGACATGAACTTAAAGTAGGAACTTGCCTCAGGTTCGACCCCTCGGCATTCTTGAACAGTCTCATATTTCAGAAGACATTTGATTAAAAGACCTGTGTATCTGTCAACCCTCAAATCAGGTAAGTAAAGAACAGCTGAAAACTTATTGCAATCGTAATGCATTCCTCTGATCCCCAATTCTCCTCCTAATTTTCGGAATCTCACACCCTGTTCAGATAATTTGCTAGCAGAAACACAGTCCTCTATGTCAGCGTCCTTTTTCCCCACAGCTACGTTCGAGCTGCATTTTGGGCCAAGCATGATGCTCTGGAGGCAATGGAGTAAGTCAACTGGTTTTGGAACCAGCTCAACCATCAAGAACTTATGCAGGGTTCTTTTGGCCAAACCCAATTGCTGCTGCTTACTTCCAATTGTAGCTTTCATTCTTTGAAAGATATCAAGGTGCATAAGTTGCTCCAGTACTATGAGTGGGATTTGATTTCCAACAAAGAACATGGACTCTATAATGTTGTCCATGTATTCAGTGGCACATCCTACGCCAAAAACAGGATGATTCTCTGCATACTTTAATTTTTGTGGATCGGCTCCAAGAATTGAGAATGCCAGAAGGAGAAAGAAGCAACCATCTTTTATCATTAAATATTGAAACTCAAGCACGGTCAAGTCATTCAACGCATTATCAGCATAAGCACCTCTTACTTCTAACTCAATATTTCCTATAGCATTCATAACTCCTTGAAAAGAAACTTGTGAGTTGCTCCGTATGCGTTCCATAGCTTCCTCCTTAACACACTCTGAGAATTCGGTACCAAATCTCCTGTAATTTGGACCAAATACCCAAAGCTTTCCGAATTTTCCTCCATGAAATTCCGAGTAATATACACAAATCTTGCGCTCAACTGGAGTGAGGGCAGTCTTCTCGTCTTGAATACACAGCAGCTCCATCCGGAAGCAGTAATAAACTGAAGTATATGAATTAAAAAGACTGAACC
It contains:
- the LOC113765168 gene encoding uncharacterized protein LOC113765168 isoform X2, encoding MELLCIQDEKTALTPVERKICVYYSEFHGGKFGKLWVFGPNYRRFGTEFSECVKEEAMERIRSNSQVSFQGVMNAIGNIELEVRGAYADNALNDLTVLEFQYLMIKDGCFFLLLAFSILGADPQKLKYAENHPVFGVGCATEYMDNIIESMFFVGNQIPLIVLEQLMHLDIFQRMKATIGSKQQQLGLAKRTLHKFLMVELVPKPVDLLHCLQSIMLGPKCSSNVAVGKKDADIEDCVSASKLSEQGVRFRKLGGELGIRGMHYDCNKFSAVLYLPDLRVDRYTGLLIKCLLKYETVQECRGVEPEASSYFKFMSELIHKPKDIEILVSEGVIHGRSERLQGLLSTLDGMASSGYMHSVKREIEFQVLQTAWFQLGTMETVKVYVFVCVAIETNKCKEVN
- the LOC113765168 gene encoding uncharacterized protein LOC113765168 isoform X1, which gives rise to MELLCIQDEKTALTPVERKICVYYSEFHGGKFGKLWVFGPNYRRFGTEFSECVKEEAMERIRSNSQVSFQGVMNAIGNIELEVRGAYADNALNDLTVLEFQYLMIKDGCFFLLLAFSILGADPQKLKYAENHPVFGVGCATEYMDNIIESMFFVGNQIPLIVLEQLMHLDIFQRMKATIGSKQQQLGLAKRTLHKFLMVELVPKPVDLLHCLQSIMLGPKCSSNVAVGKKDADIEDCVSASKLSEQGVRFRKLGGELGIRGMHYDCNKFSAVLYLPDLRVDRYTGLLIKCLLKYETVQECRGVEPEASSYFKFMSELIHKPKDIEILVSEGVIHGRSERLQGLLSTLDGMASSGYMHSVKREIVRNPPWQWQKPLKCMPFICSALIVLSIMQMHYSMLSFDKLQKP